The following coding sequences lie in one Crassostrea angulata isolate pt1a10 chromosome 10, ASM2561291v2, whole genome shotgun sequence genomic window:
- the LOC128166135 gene encoding uncharacterized protein LOC128166135, with translation MTGRGFSILLVLLSLFKGCQCDNYTVTGLVVSSACAVTFFIAIVIVSVFFSVWANFLRRYYRKRGITKLPRVEYIRRRTRSAKATLSRQQDLELQIQAQQRLRPKLPNTWRAGDGQLNQPSPQKQQNGELSMVNPTFTTSGDFIFGMEDGEGDETVTDIYSVPVKVRNIDSVTDLPVDPERRTPRSSHQANPGEMVEIPLNEDEKSTHF, from the exons ATGACGGGCCGTGGTTTCTCTATTCTGTTGGTACTTTTGTCTCTATTTAAAG GTTGCCAATGTGACAATTACACTGTTACAGGGCTAGTGGTTTCCTCCGCATGCGCAGTGACATTCTTCATCGCCATCGTCATCGTTTCTGTGTTCTTTTCAGTGTG GGCCAATTTCTTGAGGCGGTATTATAGAAAACGTGGAATTACCAAATTGCCTCGGGTGGAGTATATTAGGAGGCGGACCCGCAGTGCCAAAGCTACTCTGTCCAGACAACAGGACCTAGAGTTACAGATCCAGGCTCAGCAGAGACTCAGACCCAAGCTGCCCAACACTTGGAGGG CGGGTGATGGACAACTTAACCAACCGTCTccacaaaaacaacaaaatgg TGAATTATCCATGGTGAATCCAACATTTACG ACGAGCGGTGATTTTATCTTTGGAATGGAGGATGGGGAGGGAGACGAAACCGTCACTGACATCTACTCCGTCCCGGTCAAGGTCCGCAATATCGACAGCGTGACCGATTTACCGGTGGATCCCGAGAGGCGGACTCCCCGCTCAAGTCATCAGGCCAACCCGGGGGAGATGGTTGAAATTCCTCTAAATGAGGACGAGAAAT CCACTCATTTCTGA